In Lachancea thermotolerans CBS 6340 chromosome H complete sequence, a single genomic region encodes these proteins:
- the RBP95 gene encoding RNA-binding ribosome assembly factor RBP95 (similar to uniprot|P25617 Saccharomyces cerevisiae YCR016W Hypothetical ORF): MDHIPAWKRIAIKSQSPEQTPDETALNVTTHLATANLSKREKRRIIRGEPEGGKAKKAANPNKKQKKDKLPREERNLHKEEVLKDQLRYLIDFYREKVGKLPATVYEHKPVRAQLGDPQVEDAEEASADAGVVSVWKFSKQKQNWLLKHILDDVQIPACYDDLLYSYFKDLKGGARAGLEQACRELLDRNEKAVAAEAARVEAAADQEKETAEEDQDAKPPAEATPATAETMVPPSAHQVERAKSLIAHLEQAAKDEQS, translated from the coding sequence ATGGACCACATTCCGGCATGGAAGAGAATCGCCATCAAGAGCCAAAGTCCCGAGCAGACCCCAGATGAAACTGCTCTGAACGTCACCACGCACTTGGCGACGGCGAACCTGAGCAAGCGCGAGAAGAGGAGAATCATCAGAGGTGAGCCGGAGGGCGgcaaggccaagaaggcgGCGAACCccaacaagaagcaaaagaaggacaagcTGCCCCGCGAGGAGAGGAACCTGCACAAGGAAGAGGTCCTGAAGGACCAGCTGCGATACCTCATCGACTTTTACCGGGAGAAGGTCGGCAAGCTCCCTGCAACGGTGTACGAGCACAAGCCCGTTCGCGCGCAGCTCGGCGACCCGCAGGTGGAGGACGCGGAGGAGGCCTCCGCTGACGCCGGGGTGGTCAGCGTGTggaagttttccaagcagaagcagaactGGCTTCTGAAGCACATCTTGGACGACGTCCAGATCCCTGCGTGCTACGATGACCTGCTGTACTCGTACTTCAAGGACCTGAAGggcggcgcgcgggcgGGCCTCGAACAGGCGTGCCGCGAGCTTCTGGACAGGAACGAGAAGGCCGTGGCCGCGGAAGCCGCGCGCGTCGAGGCCGCCGCCGACCAGGAGAAGGAGACAGCGGAGGAGGACCAGGACGCGAAGCCGCCTGCGGAAGCGACCCCCGCCACCGCCGAGACCATGGTGCCCCCCTCGGCGCACCAAGTTGAGCGCGCGAAGAGCCTTATCGCGCATCTCGAGCAGGCCGCGAAGGACGAGCAGTCCTAG